A part of Terriglobales bacterium genomic DNA contains:
- a CDS encoding LD-carboxypeptidase, producing the protein MPPKSSQRIKPPALQPGDTVGIVAPASPIQRNMIDAGCASLSRLGYKPFYLDSIFDQDLYFAGSVRRRARELEEMFEREEVRAILCARGGYGCNYLLNELKLEKIAAHPKIFVGYSDVTTLLTHFTERANLVTFHGPMVTKDFAASDGVHEESWKNATGGKAQWEVAAIPGSGVAPLVEGKAEGTLYGGCLSLLVASLRTPYEINTADTILFLEDVHAKPFQIDRMLMQLKLAGKLAGVRGLVFGEMLDCAQQSEQDYTLEEVVKRVVGDLGIPVAYGLRSGHVSRGNITLPMGVRASLVVQEEVRLTILEAATASAPAAVNVAAVKS; encoded by the coding sequence ATGCCCCCGAAGAGCAGCCAGCGAATCAAGCCGCCCGCTCTCCAGCCCGGCGACACCGTGGGCATTGTGGCGCCGGCCAGTCCCATCCAGCGCAATATGATCGACGCCGGCTGCGCCTCGCTCTCGCGCCTAGGCTACAAGCCCTTTTATCTGGATTCCATCTTCGACCAGGACCTCTACTTTGCCGGCTCGGTGCGCCGCCGGGCGCGGGAGCTGGAGGAGATGTTCGAGCGCGAGGAAGTGCGCGCCATCCTCTGCGCCCGCGGCGGCTACGGCTGCAACTACCTGCTGAATGAGCTCAAGCTGGAGAAGATCGCCGCCCATCCCAAGATCTTCGTGGGCTACAGCGACGTCACCACGCTGCTCACCCACTTCACCGAGCGCGCCAACCTGGTGACCTTCCACGGTCCCATGGTGACCAAGGACTTTGCCGCCTCGGACGGCGTGCACGAAGAGTCTTGGAAGAATGCGACCGGCGGCAAGGCCCAGTGGGAAGTCGCGGCCATTCCCGGTTCGGGCGTGGCGCCGCTGGTGGAAGGGAAGGCGGAGGGCACGCTCTACGGCGGCTGCCTTTCTCTGCTGGTGGCGTCGCTCAGGACGCCCTATGAGATCAACACCGCGGACACCATCCTGTTCCTCGAGGACGTGCACGCCAAGCCCTTCCAGATCGACCGCATGCTCATGCAGCTGAAACTGGCCGGGAAGCTGGCCGGGGTGCGCGGCCTGGTGTTCGGCGAGATGCTGGATTGCGCACAGCAGTCCGAGCAGGACTACACGCTGGAAGAGGTTGTGAAGCGCGTGGTCGGCGACCTGGGGATCCCGGTGGCCTACGGGCTGCGCTCGGGACACGTCTCGCGCGGGAACATCACGCTCCCCATGGGCGTGCGCGCCTCGCTGGTGGTCCAGGAGGAAGTCCGGCTCACCATCCTCGAAGCGGCGACGGCGTCGGCACCGGCGGCGGTCAACGTAGCCGCGGTGAAGTCATGA